A genomic segment from Idiomarina piscisalsi encodes:
- a CDS encoding flavodoxin domain-containing protein has translation MAVLHILVGTTSGNTEFLADTISDELIEQGFETELHYEPELEALPTSEPWLVLLSSHGAGDYADSMLDFYDEITAPQTPDLGDLNYAVIAIGESSYDTFCQAGRHCDERLQELGGTRMLERMEIDMLQDDPEQKASQWIPSMADALKAL, from the coding sequence ATGGCTGTTTTACACATATTGGTAGGCACAACCTCCGGCAATACCGAATTTCTAGCAGACACCATAAGCGATGAACTCATAGAGCAAGGGTTTGAAACCGAGCTTCATTACGAGCCAGAATTAGAAGCCCTACCAACCTCAGAGCCCTGGTTAGTGCTTTTATCCAGTCATGGCGCTGGTGACTACGCCGATTCGATGCTCGATTTTTACGATGAAATCACCGCTCCGCAAACGCCCGATTTAGGCGATCTTAATTACGCCGTTATTGCTATTGGTGAATCGTCTTATGACACCTTTTGCCAGGCAGGTCGTCATTGTGACGAACGTTTGCAGGAACTCGGTGGCACCCGAATGTTAGAGCGAATGGAAATCGATATGCTACAAGACGATCCAGAACAAAAAGCGTCGCAGTGGATCCCGTCAATGGCAGATGCATTAAAGGCTCTGTGA
- the mnmG gene encoding tRNA uridine-5-carboxymethylaminomethyl(34) synthesis enzyme MnmG → MSQQSQQHFDVIVVGGGHAGTEAALAAARSGVNTLLLTHNIDTLGQMSCNPAIGGIGKGHLVKEIDALGGVMAKAADKAGIQFRTLNSSKGPAVRATRAQADRQLYKQAIRYALETQPNLSIFQQGCDDLIVENDQVTGVVTQMRLKFTAKTVVLTVGTFLGGQIHIGLDNYQGGRAGDPPANALAKRLRSLPLRVERLKTGTPPRIASHSIDFSVMQEQPGDNPTPVFSYMGSQADHPEQIPCYITHTNENTHDIIRSGLDRSPMYSGVIEGVGPRYCPSIEDKIMRFADKGSHQIFVEPEGLDTFEVYPNGISTSLPFDVQQQLVRSIKGFENAHITRPGYAIEYDYFDPRDLKQSLETKVINGLFFAGQINGTTGYEEAGAQGLIAGLNAALQAQGKESWSPRRDQAYMGVLIDDLSTLGTQEPYRMFTSRAEYRLLLREDNADIRLTEIGRNLGLVDDERWAAFNEKMDAVEQEKQRLKATWVHKDHSAVDQINALVKSPVTKEVNGEELLRRPEIHYKDLAKTEFFSPGLADPAAAEQVEIQIKYAGYISRQQDEIAKQQRHENTLLPSPFDYAKIKGLSNEVIAKLNDHQPETVGKAARISGITPAAISMLLVHLKKQGLLRKSA, encoded by the coding sequence ATGTCACAACAGAGCCAACAACACTTTGATGTTATTGTTGTCGGTGGAGGACACGCCGGAACGGAAGCCGCGCTTGCTGCCGCACGTTCAGGTGTTAATACCCTATTGCTTACGCACAATATTGATACTTTAGGACAAATGTCTTGTAACCCCGCTATTGGCGGCATAGGGAAAGGTCATTTAGTTAAAGAGATTGATGCTTTGGGCGGTGTTATGGCTAAAGCCGCCGACAAAGCAGGCATTCAATTCAGAACATTGAATTCATCGAAAGGCCCGGCGGTACGTGCAACACGCGCTCAAGCTGACAGACAGCTTTATAAGCAAGCCATACGCTATGCACTAGAAACGCAACCCAACCTGTCGATATTCCAGCAAGGGTGCGATGATTTGATCGTAGAAAACGATCAAGTCACCGGTGTCGTTACCCAAATGAGGCTTAAATTCACGGCTAAAACCGTTGTATTAACGGTGGGAACCTTCCTGGGCGGTCAAATTCATATTGGTTTGGATAATTACCAAGGTGGTCGTGCAGGTGATCCTCCTGCCAATGCACTGGCAAAACGATTACGTTCTTTGCCACTTCGTGTTGAGCGACTGAAAACCGGTACCCCCCCGCGTATTGCCAGTCATAGCATTGATTTCTCAGTGATGCAGGAACAACCGGGTGATAACCCGACCCCAGTATTTTCTTACATGGGGTCGCAGGCTGATCATCCTGAGCAAATCCCGTGCTACATCACTCATACCAATGAAAATACACACGATATTATTCGTTCAGGCTTGGATCGTTCGCCCATGTATTCGGGCGTTATTGAAGGCGTAGGACCACGGTATTGTCCATCAATAGAAGACAAAATTATGCGATTTGCTGATAAGGGGTCGCATCAGATTTTTGTTGAACCTGAAGGGCTGGATACTTTTGAAGTGTATCCGAATGGTATCTCAACCAGCTTGCCATTTGACGTACAGCAACAATTAGTGCGTTCAATTAAAGGTTTCGAGAACGCGCATATTACGCGTCCTGGTTACGCCATTGAATATGATTACTTTGATCCAAGAGATCTAAAACAATCACTGGAAACCAAAGTCATTAATGGTTTGTTCTTTGCTGGACAAATTAACGGGACAACAGGTTATGAAGAGGCCGGTGCGCAAGGTCTTATTGCAGGCTTAAACGCTGCGCTACAAGCTCAGGGTAAAGAATCCTGGTCACCACGTCGCGATCAAGCCTACATGGGCGTATTGATCGATGATTTATCGACTCTGGGAACTCAAGAACCCTATCGAATGTTCACCTCTCGGGCGGAATACCGATTGTTATTGCGTGAAGATAATGCCGATATTCGCTTAACCGAGATTGGTCGTAATCTTGGTTTGGTCGATGACGAACGTTGGGCAGCATTTAATGAAAAAATGGACGCTGTTGAGCAGGAAAAACAGCGTTTGAAAGCGACCTGGGTTCATAAAGATCACTCAGCCGTTGATCAAATTAATGCACTGGTGAAAAGCCCTGTCACCAAAGAAGTCAATGGTGAAGAGTTATTACGTCGTCCGGAAATTCATTACAAAGATTTGGCTAAAACAGAATTTTTCTCGCCAGGGCTGGCTGACCCTGCTGCTGCAGAGCAGGTTGAAATTCAAATCAAATACGCGGGTTATATTTCGCGTCAGCAGGACGAAATTGCAAAACAACAACGTCATGAAAATACCTTACTGCCGTCGCCGTTCGATTACGCTAAAATTAAGGGTTTATCGAACGAAGTCATTGCGAAGCTGAATGATCATCAGCCGGAAACTGTGGGTAAAGCAGCTCGCATATCAGGTATAACGCCGGCGGCAATTTCCATGTTATTGGTGCATCTTAAAAAACAAGGGTTGTTGCGCAAAAGTGCTTAA
- the rsmG gene encoding 16S rRNA (guanine(527)-N(7))-methyltransferase RsmG — translation MEEQLKQYLQQADITLTDQQVQQQVALVGLLDKWNKAYNLTSVRNPNDMLTRHIMDSVTVRPYLQGQRFIDVGTGPGLPGLPLAIAEPDKEFVLLDSLGKRIRFIRQVCHELKLDNVTAVQARVEEYQDEAQFDGVISRAFASLNDMLSWCQHLPKKNGKFYALKGLYPQDELDELTEGFEVDDIQQINVPGIDASRHIVIISKRS, via the coding sequence GTGGAAGAGCAGTTAAAGCAGTATTTACAGCAAGCTGACATAACCCTGACAGACCAGCAAGTTCAACAACAAGTCGCGCTTGTTGGTTTATTAGATAAGTGGAATAAAGCGTACAATTTGACCAGTGTACGTAATCCAAATGATATGCTTACTCGGCATATTATGGACAGTGTAACCGTACGACCCTATTTACAAGGGCAGCGTTTCATTGACGTTGGAACGGGTCCTGGTTTGCCGGGGCTGCCGCTGGCTATAGCTGAACCGGACAAAGAATTTGTATTACTGGACAGTTTGGGTAAACGAATTCGTTTTATTCGCCAAGTTTGTCACGAACTAAAATTGGATAATGTCACCGCTGTTCAGGCCCGCGTTGAAGAATATCAGGATGAGGCTCAGTTTGATGGTGTTATCAGTAGAGCCTTTGCCTCGCTTAATGATATGCTGAGTTGGTGTCAGCATTTACCGAAAAAGAACGGTAAATTTTATGCATTGAAAGGTTTATACCCTCAAGATGAGTTAGACGAGTTGACTGAGGGATTTGAAGTCGATGATATTCAGCAAATTAACGTTCCGGGCATTGACGCGAGCCGACATATCGTCATTATAAGCAAACGGTCGTAA
- a CDS encoding ParA family protein: MATTIAIANQKGGVGKTTTAVNLAASMAATRRKVLLIDLDPQGNATMGSGVDKYDVENTIYELLIEEKPVKDVAITDTNGKYHLIAANADATAAEIKLMEVFARELRLRNALKSVQDSYDFIFIDCPPSLNMLTVNGMAAADSILVPMQCEYYALEGLTALMETIRQLADVVNPGLEIEGILRTMYDPRNRLANDVSEQLKNHFGDKVYRTVIPRNVRLAEAPSFGAPAMYYDKSSTGSKAYLSLAGELIRRAESKNNSVVEES, from the coding sequence GTGGCTACAACCATTGCTATTGCAAACCAAAAAGGTGGCGTTGGAAAAACAACAACAGCGGTGAATTTAGCGGCCTCTATGGCGGCTACTCGCCGTAAAGTGCTGCTTATTGATTTAGATCCACAGGGTAATGCCACTATGGGCAGCGGCGTCGATAAGTACGACGTTGAAAACACCATTTACGAACTGTTGATAGAAGAAAAGCCGGTCAAAGACGTTGCTATCACAGACACCAATGGAAAATACCATCTTATTGCCGCTAACGCAGACGCTACTGCCGCTGAAATAAAATTAATGGAAGTATTTGCTCGCGAACTGCGGTTACGTAATGCATTGAAGTCAGTTCAGGATAGTTACGATTTTATCTTTATTGACTGCCCGCCATCGCTGAATATGTTGACCGTGAATGGTATGGCGGCGGCTGACTCTATTTTAGTACCAATGCAGTGCGAATATTATGCCTTAGAAGGCTTAACGGCATTAATGGAAACGATTCGTCAGCTTGCTGATGTTGTGAACCCGGGGCTTGAGATTGAAGGTATACTGCGAACCATGTATGACCCTCGCAATCGCCTGGCAAATGATGTTTCTGAACAGTTAAAAAATCACTTTGGTGATAAGGTTTATCGTACCGTCATACCCCGTAACGTTCGCTTAGCCGAGGCGCCCTCGTTTGGTGCGCCGGCAATGTACTATGATAAATCGTCAACGGGCTCGAAAGCCTACTTGTCATTGGCCGGTGAGCTGATTCGACGAGCAGAAAGCAAAAATAACAGCGTTGTAGAAGAATCTTAA
- a CDS encoding ParB/RepB/Spo0J family partition protein, with the protein MSAKKRGLGRGLDALLTSNQQNSERQSSEQVSEEAKGELQKLPIEQLKPGRYQPRKDMSPEALEDLAASVKAQGIIQPIVVRPTGKDEYEIIAGERRWRAAQLAKLDMVPCLVKNVPDEAAVAIALIENIQREDLNAMEEATALQRLLDEFQMTHQDVAQAVGKSRTTVTNLLRLNNLEEGVKVLLERGDIELGHAKLLLALQGEQQADVAQQIVAKDMTVRDAEKLVRRTIDPPKQPEKPEPDANIEHLETKLSETLGAKVQINHGRKGKGKLVINYTSLDELDGILTHIK; encoded by the coding sequence ATGTCGGCAAAAAAACGAGGACTGGGTCGCGGTTTAGATGCGCTTTTAACGAGTAACCAGCAAAACTCTGAGCGTCAATCATCAGAACAAGTTTCTGAAGAAGCAAAAGGCGAACTTCAAAAACTGCCTATTGAACAGCTGAAACCGGGCCGTTATCAACCTCGTAAAGACATGTCGCCTGAAGCGTTGGAAGACTTAGCGGCTTCCGTTAAAGCGCAAGGCATTATCCAGCCGATTGTGGTACGCCCTACCGGTAAAGATGAATACGAAATTATTGCAGGCGAACGACGGTGGCGTGCGGCGCAGTTGGCTAAGCTTGATATGGTGCCTTGCTTAGTTAAAAACGTACCTGATGAAGCGGCGGTTGCAATTGCGCTCATTGAAAATATTCAGCGCGAAGACTTAAACGCCATGGAAGAAGCCACCGCGTTACAACGTTTGCTTGATGAATTTCAAATGACTCATCAGGACGTGGCTCAAGCCGTGGGAAAATCGCGTACTACTGTGACGAATTTATTGCGTCTTAATAACCTTGAAGAAGGCGTTAAAGTACTTTTAGAGCGCGGTGACATCGAACTGGGTCATGCTAAATTACTTCTAGCTTTGCAAGGTGAGCAACAAGCTGACGTTGCTCAGCAAATCGTCGCAAAAGATATGACCGTACGTGACGCAGAAAAACTTGTTCGCCGTACCATTGACCCTCCTAAACAACCTGAAAAACCAGAGCCTGACGCTAATATTGAACATTTGGAAACTAAGTTGTCAGAAACACTCGGTGCAAAAGTGCAAATCAATCACGGCCGAAAAGGCAAAGGTAAACTGGTTATCAACTATACAAGTCTTGATGAACTGGACGGGATACTGACCCACATCAAGTAA
- a CDS encoding ATP synthase subunit I, translating to MQQEPPVKRFYIVTQALNAVGKQLAGKIVATQFLVLLVASLVTITISSLQSGLGILSGGLSAVIPNALFAVIAFRHAGARANKKVVQSFFVGEGVKLILTAVLLVLALLVTNFNPVWLLTGFVITVIMQWIAPILFLKST from the coding sequence GTGCAACAAGAGCCGCCAGTTAAAAGGTTTTACATCGTGACACAGGCATTGAATGCGGTAGGTAAACAACTGGCAGGAAAAATCGTTGCAACACAATTTTTGGTGTTGCTGGTTGCATCATTAGTCACGATCACAATTTCTAGCTTACAGTCGGGCCTTGGTATTTTATCCGGCGGACTGTCAGCGGTAATACCCAACGCTCTATTTGCCGTCATAGCGTTTCGTCATGCAGGCGCAAGAGCGAATAAAAAGGTCGTCCAGAGCTTTTTTGTGGGCGAAGGCGTAAAGTTAATTTTAACGGCAGTGCTGCTCGTATTGGCGTTGCTGGTAACAAATTTTAATCCTGTGTGGTTGTTAACGGGTTTTGTCATTACCGTCATCATGCAGTGGATTGCACCAATTTTGTTTTTAAAATCAACGTAA
- the atpB gene encoding F0F1 ATP synthase subunit A, translating into MISGEQTPTQYIQHHLQNWTVGEGFWAVNVDTIFWSVLLGTLFLWSFRRVAKKSSAGVPGKWQCFVEMIVEFVDNSVKESFHGKDKLIAPLALTIFVWIFLMNLMDLVPVDWLPTAAMYIGYGLGFVDDPHDVYFKVVPTTDLNTTFALSLSVFALIIIYSIKYKGIKGFTKEMTLNPFNHWALIPVNFVLESITLLAKPASLALRLFGNLYAGELIFILIAMIGFWQLPAHFAWAVFHILVIVLQAFIFMMLTIVYLSMASSEH; encoded by the coding sequence ATGATAAGTGGAGAGCAAACTCCGACTCAGTATATTCAACACCACCTTCAAAACTGGACGGTCGGTGAGGGATTCTGGGCGGTTAATGTCGATACTATCTTTTGGTCCGTGTTACTGGGTACGCTGTTTCTGTGGAGTTTCCGCAGAGTAGCGAAAAAATCCTCTGCGGGGGTACCTGGTAAGTGGCAATGCTTTGTCGAGATGATCGTCGAATTCGTCGATAATAGCGTCAAAGAGTCCTTTCACGGTAAAGATAAACTCATTGCACCTTTAGCGTTAACTATTTTCGTCTGGATATTCCTGATGAACTTAATGGACCTTGTGCCGGTTGACTGGCTGCCAACAGCGGCTATGTATATTGGCTATGGTCTTGGTTTCGTGGATGATCCGCACGACGTTTATTTCAAAGTGGTGCCAACCACCGATTTAAACACCACCTTTGCATTGAGTCTGAGTGTTTTTGCTCTAATTATTATCTACTCAATCAAGTACAAAGGCATCAAAGGTTTTACCAAAGAAATGACCCTAAACCCGTTCAATCACTGGGCGCTTATTCCGGTCAACTTTGTGCTTGAAAGCATTACCTTACTGGCAAAACCAGCGTCACTGGCGCTACGTTTGTTCGGTAACCTTTATGCGGGTGAGTTAATCTTCATTCTTATTGCTATGATTGGTTTTTGGCAGCTGCCAGCGCACTTTGCCTGGGCGGTATTCCATATTCTGGTCATTGTATTGCAAGCGTTTATTTTCATGATGCTGACTATTGTTTACTTAAGCATGGCGTCATCTGAACACTAA
- the atpE gene encoding F0F1 ATP synthase subunit C, which produces METVVAFTAIAVSIMIGLAALGTALGFGMLGGKFLEAAARQPELAPQLQVKMFIVAGLIDAIAMIGVAVALLFTFANPFLTQLG; this is translated from the coding sequence ATGGAAACTGTAGTTGCTTTTACTGCTATCGCTGTATCAATCATGATCGGTCTTGCTGCACTAGGTACAGCACTTGGCTTCGGTATGCTGGGTGGTAAATTCCTGGAAGCTGCTGCTCGTCAACCTGAATTAGCGCCTCAGCTGCAAGTTAAAATGTTCATCGTAGCGGGTCTTATCGATGCTATCGCGATGATCGGTGTTGCGGTTGCATTGTTATTCACTTTCGCTAACCCGTTCTTAACTCAGTTAGGCTAA
- the atpF gene encoding F0F1 ATP synthase subunit B yields the protein MDINATLIGQTIAFIVFVWFCMKFVWPPIINAIEERQKKIADGLNAGERAQKDLEKAQEEIAEQLKEAKQQAAEIVEQAKKRGAKIVEEETQRGHEEREKIVASGHEEVTAERNRAREELRKQVAVLAVTGAQKIIEREIDKDAHSDIVEKLVAEL from the coding sequence GTGGATATCAACGCAACTCTAATTGGACAAACGATCGCGTTCATCGTGTTCGTGTGGTTCTGCATGAAGTTCGTGTGGCCACCGATCATCAATGCTATCGAAGAGCGTCAGAAGAAAATTGCTGACGGTCTAAATGCGGGCGAACGCGCTCAAAAAGATTTAGAAAAAGCCCAGGAAGAAATTGCTGAGCAGCTAAAAGAAGCGAAACAGCAGGCGGCTGAAATCGTTGAACAGGCGAAAAAACGTGGCGCTAAAATCGTTGAGGAAGAAACTCAACGTGGTCACGAAGAACGTGAAAAAATCGTTGCGTCGGGTCACGAAGAAGTCACTGCTGAGCGTAACCGCGCTCGCGAAGAGCTGCGCAAGCAAGTTGCTGTTCTTGCAGTAACAGGGGCTCAGAAAATCATCGAGCGTGAAATTGATAAAGACGCTCACAGCGACATTGTTGAAAAACTGGTCGCTGAACTTTAA
- the atpH gene encoding F0F1 ATP synthase subunit delta, whose translation MSELTTVARPYAKAAFDFALEQGALDKWDEMLSFAASVAQDEAIASFLSSSATVGKTTEVFLGVCGDEIDDNMKNFLKVMAENERLPALPAVSELYQAFRAEYDKEVTVDVKSATRLLKAQQTELSKALEKRLQRKIKLNCSVDKSIIGGLVIEAGDTVIDGTLRGKLDRLATALQS comes from the coding sequence ATGTCAGAATTGACTACGGTCGCTCGCCCCTACGCTAAAGCAGCTTTTGATTTTGCTTTGGAACAAGGAGCGCTTGATAAGTGGGACGAAATGCTCTCTTTTGCTGCCTCGGTAGCACAGGATGAAGCTATAGCGTCTTTCTTGAGCAGCTCTGCGACTGTTGGAAAAACCACGGAAGTATTTCTTGGTGTTTGCGGCGATGAAATCGACGACAACATGAAGAATTTCCTTAAGGTTATGGCGGAAAACGAACGTTTACCGGCCTTACCAGCAGTAAGTGAGCTTTATCAGGCGTTTCGTGCAGAATATGACAAAGAAGTTACTGTCGATGTCAAATCAGCCACTCGGTTACTGAAAGCACAGCAAACTGAGTTAAGCAAAGCACTGGAAAAACGTCTGCAACGCAAAATTAAGCTGAACTGCAGTGTTGATAAGTCCATCATTGGTGGGCTGGTCATTGAAGCAGGTGACACCGTTATCGATGGCACCTTGCGTGGCAAGCTCGATAGACTTGCCACCGCACTGCAATCCTAA
- the atpA gene encoding F0F1 ATP synthase subunit alpha codes for MQLNSNEIAELIKQRIEKFEVTSEARNEGTIMSVQDGIIRVHGLADCLQGEMIELPGNRYAIALNLERDSVGAVVMGPYADLQEGTKVKSTGRILEVPVGEKLLGRVVNTLGQPIDGKGPVEADGYEPVEKIAPGVIERQSVDQPVQTGYKSIDSMIPVGRGQRELIIGDRQTGKTALAVDAIINQKNSGIKCVYVAIGQKNSTISAVVRKLEEHGALENTIVVAASASESAALQYLAAYSGCTMGEYFRDRGEDALIVYDDLSKQAVAYRQISLLLRRPPGREAFPGDVFYLHSRLLERAARVNADYVEKFTDGKVKGQTGSLTALPIIETQAGDVSAFVPTNVISITDGQIFLETDLFNSGIRPAVNAGVSVSRVGGSAQTKIIKKLGGGIRLALAQYRELAAFAQFASDLDESTRSQLEHGQRVTELMKQKQYKPMSVSQMAVSIYAVEKGFLKDVEIDKIMDFEESLQSFMASEYAELMAEIDKTGNYNDDIDAQLKAALEKFKQTQSW; via the coding sequence ATGCAATTGAATTCAAATGAAATCGCAGAACTTATCAAACAGCGAATTGAGAAGTTCGAAGTCACCAGCGAAGCTCGTAACGAAGGTACCATCATGTCTGTTCAAGACGGTATCATTCGTGTTCACGGACTTGCAGACTGTCTGCAAGGTGAAATGATTGAGCTTCCTGGTAATCGTTACGCTATCGCATTGAACCTTGAACGTGATTCGGTCGGTGCGGTTGTTATGGGCCCTTATGCAGATTTGCAGGAAGGCACCAAAGTAAAATCTACCGGTCGTATCTTAGAAGTTCCGGTTGGTGAAAAACTGTTAGGCCGTGTGGTTAACACGCTGGGTCAACCTATTGATGGTAAAGGCCCTGTTGAAGCGGACGGCTATGAGCCAGTTGAGAAAATCGCACCAGGTGTTATCGAACGTCAATCAGTTGATCAGCCAGTTCAAACGGGTTACAAATCAATTGACTCGATGATCCCAGTCGGTCGTGGTCAGCGTGAGCTTATCATCGGTGACCGTCAAACTGGTAAAACTGCCCTAGCTGTTGACGCCATCATTAACCAGAAAAACTCTGGTATTAAGTGTGTTTACGTAGCCATTGGTCAGAAAAACTCAACCATCTCTGCTGTTGTACGTAAGCTGGAAGAGCACGGCGCATTGGAAAACACCATTGTGGTTGCGGCTTCTGCTTCAGAGTCTGCAGCACTGCAATACCTGGCAGCCTACTCAGGTTGTACTATGGGTGAATACTTCCGTGACCGCGGTGAAGACGCTTTGATCGTATACGATGACCTCTCTAAGCAGGCTGTTGCATATCGTCAAATTTCACTGTTGCTGCGTCGTCCGCCAGGTCGTGAAGCATTCCCTGGTGACGTTTTCTACCTCCACTCTCGCTTACTTGAGCGTGCAGCGCGTGTTAACGCTGACTACGTAGAAAAGTTCACTGACGGTAAAGTCAAAGGCCAAACGGGTTCTTTAACTGCCTTACCTATCATTGAAACTCAGGCAGGTGACGTATCGGCGTTCGTACCGACTAACGTTATCTCAATCACCGATGGTCAGATCTTCTTAGAAACTGACTTGTTTAACTCAGGTATTCGTCCTGCGGTTAACGCTGGTGTTTCGGTTTCTCGTGTTGGTGGTTCAGCACAGACCAAAATCATCAAGAAGCTGGGTGGCGGTATCCGTCTTGCCTTGGCTCAGTATCGTGAATTGGCGGCATTCGCTCAGTTCGCATCTGACCTTGATGAATCGACTCGTTCACAGTTGGAACACGGTCAGCGTGTAACCGAACTGATGAAACAGAAACAGTACAAGCCTATGAGCGTGTCTCAAATGGCTGTATCAATTTATGCCGTTGAAAAAGGCTTCTTGAAAGACGTCGAAATCGACAAAATCATGGATTTTGAAGAGTCGCTGCAATCTTTCATGGCGAGCGAATACGCCGAGCTAATGGCTGAGATTGATAAAACTGGCAACTATAACGACGACATCGATGCGCAACTGAAAGCCGCGCTTGAGAAATTCAAGCAAACGCAATCATGGTAA
- the atpG gene encoding F0F1 ATP synthase subunit gamma, which produces MASGKEIKTQISSIGNTQKITSAMEMVAASKMKKAQERMEASRPYADTIRKVIGHVARGNLEYRHPFMEERQVKRVGYIIVSTDRGLCGGLNGNEFKKVVKHANEWKEQDVEADFAAIGSKATGFFKRFGKLKAQVSGMGDKPELKEITGSIQVMLDAFEEGKIDRLYVVFNKFVNTMTQEPTIHQLLPLPQAGSEEEVQTGSWDYLYEPNPESILDTLIRRFVEMQVYQGVVDNFASEQAARMIAMKAATDNAEDIIDQLQLQYNKARQAAITQEISEIVSGAEAV; this is translated from the coding sequence ATGGCCAGCGGTAAAGAGATAAAAACTCAGATCTCGAGTATCGGTAATACTCAGAAGATCACCAGTGCTATGGAAATGGTCGCTGCGTCGAAAATGAAAAAGGCGCAGGAACGTATGGAGGCAAGTCGCCCCTATGCGGACACCATTCGCAAGGTGATTGGTCATGTGGCGCGCGGTAACCTTGAGTATCGTCATCCATTTATGGAAGAACGTCAGGTTAAGCGTGTGGGTTACATCATTGTTTCTACCGACCGTGGTTTGTGTGGCGGCTTGAACGGTAATGAGTTCAAGAAAGTCGTTAAGCATGCTAACGAATGGAAAGAGCAGGATGTTGAAGCGGATTTTGCCGCAATAGGCAGCAAAGCAACCGGTTTCTTCAAGCGTTTTGGTAAGTTGAAAGCGCAAGTTTCAGGTATGGGCGATAAGCCAGAGCTGAAAGAAATCACCGGTTCTATCCAGGTTATGCTGGATGCCTTTGAAGAAGGTAAAATTGATCGCTTGTACGTCGTATTCAACAAATTTGTGAATACGATGACCCAGGAGCCGACCATTCATCAATTGTTGCCATTGCCGCAAGCAGGATCGGAAGAAGAAGTGCAAACAGGTAGCTGGGATTACCTGTATGAGCCGAATCCAGAAAGTATTCTAGATACGCTAATCCGTCGCTTTGTAGAAATGCAGGTGTATCAGGGTGTCGTAGATAACTTTGCTAGTGAGCAAGCCGCTCGGATGATTGCGATGAAGGCTGCGACTGACAACGCCGAAGATATTATCGATCAGCTGCAATTGCAGTATAACAAGGCGCGTCAGGCAGCAATTACGCAAGAAATTTCGGAAATCGTGTCCGGCGCCGAAGCGGTATAA